TAAGTTTAATTTTTTGTAAATCAAAAAAAATAAGGATTTTATATCTGTTTTTTAAATTTATAGAACTACAGTAAAATAACGATAGGTATGAAATATTAATATTTAAGTTTTTTACTTTACTTATTTAAGGTTTACAAAATTATAAAAATATGTATTTTTCTATAATTTTTTTCTTGACATTGAAAATATAAAAAAGTATAATCAGAATATAAATATTCTTTTTTGAAAATAAAAAGAATTAAAATGTTCTTAAAAAAGGAGAAGTTATGGTTGATTTAGAAAAAATAAAAGAAGCTAAAGACAGGATAAATGAGTATATTTTTAAAACTCCATTAATAAGAATGGAAATTTTAGATGAAATATTAAATTGTGAAGTTTATTTAAAAGCTGAGTGTATGCAAAAAACTAATTCTTTTAAAATAAGAGGAGCATTAAATAAAATGTTATCTTTGCCAAAAGAAAAAATAGAAAAAGGAGTTATTGCAGCCTCTTCAGGAAATCATGGTAAAGGAGTAGCTTTTGCTGCAAAATTATTAAATATACCAGCAACTATAGTGTTACCAGAAAATGCTCCTAAAATAAAAATAGAAGGAATTCAAAAATTAGGAGCTAAAACAGTTCTTTGTGAATTAAGTGAAAGACATAAAATTGCAAAACAATTAAGTGTTGAAAATGATTATACTATAATACATCCTTATGATGACTATAAAATAATAGAAGGACAAGGAACAATAGGATTAGAAATAATGGAGCAACAAAAAGATTTAGATTATGTAGTTGTACCAATTGGTGGAGGAGGTTTAATTGGAGGAATATCAACTGCTGTTAAATCTATTAATTCTAATGTGAAAGTAATAGGGATAGAACCAGAAAGACTTAGAAGATATGGGAAAAGTTTAGAAGAAGGTAAAAGAGTTTTATTAAATCAAGAGAAATCATTAGCAGATGCTCTATTAACTATTCAACCAGGAGAAAAAAATTATCCTATAGTTATTAAAAATGTTGATAAATTTTCCTTTTCATCAGATGAATATTTAAAAAAAGGAACAGATATTTTGTTAAACCAAGGGAAAATACTTTCTGAATTTTCTTCTGCTAGTGTAATTGGAGCTGTATTACAAGGGAATTTAAAATTTAATAAAAAAGATAAAGTTTGTTTTGTTATATCTGGAGGTAATATTTCAATGTCTCAAATAATTAAAGAAGGAGAATAAAATGAAAAAAATAATGGGAAAGAGCAAGCCTAAAGGGCATTATACACCAGCAATTATAAGTAACGGAATGGTTTAC
This genomic window from Fusobacterium sp. JB019 contains:
- a CDS encoding threonine/serine dehydratase, which produces MVDLEKIKEAKDRINEYIFKTPLIRMEILDEILNCEVYLKAECMQKTNSFKIRGALNKMLSLPKEKIEKGVIAASSGNHGKGVAFAAKLLNIPATIVLPENAPKIKIEGIQKLGAKTVLCELSERHKIAKQLSVENDYTIIHPYDDYKIIEGQGTIGLEIMEQQKDLDYVVVPIGGGGLIGGISTAVKSINSNVKVIGIEPERLRRYGKSLEEGKRVLLNQEKSLADALLTIQPGEKNYPIVIKNVDKFSFSSDEYLKKGTDILLNQGKILSEFSSASVIGAVLQGNLKFNKKDKVCFVISGGNISMSQIIKEGE